TTGTAGTGCTTGGCGAAGCGATTGAGCACATCGGGGGTGAGCAGCCAATTCTCGTTCACCTGGCTGGGATACTCCACGAAGTCGCGCGGCGTGCCGCCCAGCCCGGGATAATAGACGTTCGAGAGCAGGCCGTGCAGCGCGTGGCCGAATTCGTGGAACAGCGTGGTCGCATCGTCCTTGCTGATCAGCGTCGGCTCGCCGGCGGCACCCTTGGTGAAATTGTTGTTGTTCGATGCGAGCACGATCTTGTTGCCGCGCAGGCCCGAACGCCCGCGATAGGCCGTCGCCCAGGCGCCCGAGCGCTTGCCCGCGCGCGCGAAATTATCGAGATAGAAGATACCGACTTCGGCACCACTGGTGCGATTGGTGACCAGGAACGTGCGCACGTCCGGATGGAAGACCGGAATGCTGCCGGTGTTTTCCTTGAAATCGAGATCGTAGAGCCGGCCCGCGGCATAGAACGCCGCCTGCACCATCTGGTCGAGCTGGAGGTACGGCTTAACCTCATTCTCATCGAGGTCGTACTTCGCCTTGCGCACCTTTTCGGCATAGAAGCGATAGTCCCACGGCTCGATCGTCAGCTTGGCGCCCTCCTTATCGGCCAGCGCCTGCATGTCGGCGACTTCCTCGCGGACACGCGCCGTCGCGGCGGGCCACACTGCCATCATCAGCTTCGTGGCATTCTCGGGCGTCTCGGCCATGGTGTCGTCCATCCGATACCAGGCGTGGTTCTTGAAGCCGAGCAGCTTGGCGCGCTCCTGGCGCAGTTTGAGGATCTCGGCGATCGTCGCATTGGTATCATTGGCGTCGCCATTGTCGCCGCGGTTGACGAATGCCTTGTAGATTTTCTCGCGCAGCGCGCGGTTGGTGGAATACATCAGGAAGGGCTGAACCGAGGAACGCGTGTTCTTGATCGCCCATTTTCCGGGCTGGCCAAGCGCCTTGGCTTCCTCGGCAAGGCTGGCCTTGAAGCTGTCGGCAAGCCCGGCGAGATCGGCTTCGCTATCCAGGAAGATCGCGGTTTCCTCGTCGGCGAGAACCTTGCGGCTGAATTCGGTATAAGCCGTGGCGAGTGTCTGGTTGATCCGCTTGACCTCGGCCTTGGCGGCCTCGTCGAGCAGCGCGCCCGAGGTGACGTAATCGCGATAGCTGCGCTCGAGCAGCCGCGTCTGCTGGGCATTGAGCTTGGCGTGCGCGCGGTGATCATAGACTGCCTTCACCCGCGCGAACATCTTGGGGTCGAGGCTCATCTCGGTGAAATAGGCCGAGAGCTTGGGGCTCCATTCCTTGGCGATCTTCTGGACCTCGGGGGTGGCGAGGTTGCTCTGATAGACGCCCCAGACGGCGAACAGCCGGCCCATTTCCTCGCCCGAGCGCTGGCTGGCCTCGATCGTGTTCTCGAAGGTCGGCGCGGCGGGATTGTCGCGGATCTTCGCCATATCCGCACGGGCATTGGCCATCGCGCGCTCGAACGCCGGCGCGAACATCGCCGGCGTCACCTTGTCCCACTGCGGCACCCCTTCGTGCGCGCCCGGCCATTTGGCGAGCAAAGGCGTGGGATCGGGCATGGTGGCGGGGGCAGGCGAAGTCTGGGTCGTGGTCTGGGCCATTGCGGATCCGAACGAGAGGGTGGCGAGCGCGGTGGTCGCGATCAACGCGAGCCGGAGCGAATGGGTCATCGATGGGGTTCCCCGAAGTGCTTTAGGATGCCGGCACACTAGGGACGCGCAAGGGGCGAAGGCAAGCGCCGTCGATGCATGACTTGACTCTTGGGCCATGCGGAACAGAATAGGAACATATCTGTTCCCGAGTCGTGAGTAACCGCTGCCCCATTATGGCCGATCCCGCCGTCCTTGCCCAGCTCCGCGAGCAATTGCGCGCGGTGGAGACCAAGGGTTTCCGCCGCCGCCCGGCGCTGCCCTTCGGGATCGAGCCGATCGATTCGCGGATCGCCGATGGCGGGCTACGGCTCGATGCGCTGCACGAGGTTGCGGCGGGCACCAGCGACATGGCCGATGATTGCGCGGCCACCCTGTTCATGGCCGGAATTGCGGGCCGCGCCTGGGGCCCGGTGCTGTGGGTGGTGCGGCGGCGCGACCTGTTCGCGCCGGGGCTGGCGCAGGTCGGGCTGGATCCCAAGAGATTGATTTATGCCGAGGCGGCCGACGATGCCGAATTGCTCGCGATCATGGAGGAAGGGCTGCGCCATCGCGGGCTCGGCGCAGTGATCGGCGAGGCCAAGCGCGCCGACATGACCGCGACGCGGCGGCTCCAGCTGGCGGCCGAGGGGGGCCGCACGATCGCGTTGCTGATGAAGCGCGGCGCGCGCGAAGGCGCCGATCCGATCGGCATGCCTTCGGCGGCGGTGACGCGCTGGCGCGTGACGTCGGCGCCGTCGAGCCCGCTGCCGGTTGCCGGGGTCGGGCGCGCGCGCTGGCGGCTCGCATTGGCGCGGCAAAAGGGGGGCGAGAGTTTCGAGATCGAAGTGGAGGCATGCGATGCAACGGGTCGCTGCGCTCTTCCTTCCCCTGTGGCCGATCGAAAGGCTGTGGCGGGCGGAAGCGCGAACCGCCGCGCCGCCTGAGCCGCGTCACGCTGCTTCGCTCGATCCGCTGCGCGAAGCGGTGGCGAAGGAGCAGGAACATGCGTGTTCGGTCTCCCGCGGCGGCGGCTGGCGTCCCGGCGCGCGCTGGGCACGCGAGGACGAACTCGGCAAGGTCGCGCTGCCCCCGGTGACGCGGGCGCGGGCGAAGCATGAAGTGGGGCGCAAGGACGAAGCGGCGGCGAACCCGTTTCGGGCGATGCCGCCGGATGATGGCTCGTCGACTAAATTCCTCCCCGGAACGGGGAGGGGGAACATGCGAAGCATGGTTGAGGGGGCCCCGCTCTCCACAAGCGGGATAGTTCGAGGTTCGCGGCCCCCCCCTCCCCGTTCCGGGGAGGAATTGCCTCCCCTCGTCACTTCGCTCCGCAACGGCAGCCGCATCGAGATCGCCGCCGCCTGCCCGCAAGCGCAGGCTCTTGGCCTGCGCCCGGGCATGGCAGTCACCCAGGCGCGCGCGCAGGTGCCGGGGCTCGACATCCGCCCGGCCGATCCCGAGGGCGACCGCGCACATCTCGCCAGCCTCGCGCTCGCGCTGGCGCGGCGCTGGGCGCCGAGCGTAGCGATCGAAGGCGACGACACCTTGTTTCTCGACTTGACCGGCGTAGCGCATCTGCACGGCGGGGAGGCCGCGATGGCATCGCGGCTGCAGCGCATGCTCGCCCGGCTGGGCTATGGCGCGCGGATTGCGATCGCCGACACGCCCGGCGCCGCCTGGGCGCTGGCGCATTTCCGCGGCAGCGCGCGGTGCCCGTCGGGCCGGCATGGCGAAGCCCTCGCCCCGCTTCCGATCGAGGCGTTGCGCATCGAACCCGCCGCAGTCGAATTGCTCCACCGGCTCGGGGTCAAGGCGATCGGCCAGCTCGCCGAAATGCCGCGCGCACCGCTGGTCCGCCGCTTCGGCGCCGGGCTCGCCGCGCGGCTCGAACAGGCGCTGGGCAGGCTGCCCGAGCCGCTGCATCCAGTGATCCCGCCCGAGCCGATCGCCATCGCCCAGCGCTTCGCCGAGCCGATCGCCACCGCCGAGGCGATCGAGCATTGGCTGGGCACGCTCGTCCCCCGCCTCGCCGCCGCGCTCGAGGCCGGGGGGCTGGGCGTGCAGGCGCTCGAATGCATCGCCGACCGCATCGACGGCGTGCCGCAGCGCATCCGTATCGGCCTGGCCCGGCCCAATCGCGATCCCGTCCATTTGCTCCGCCTGCTCAAGCGCCGGATCGAGGATATCGAGCCCGGCTACGGCATCGACGCGCTCGCGCTCCATGTCCGCCGCGCCGCGCCGCTCGGGCCCGAGCCCATGGTCGAGCGGCTCGACGAAGAGGCCGCGCCCGACATCGCCACGCTGGTCGATACGCTCGCGACGCGGATCGGCCTGGGGGCAATGTGGCGGATGCGCCCGGTCGAAAGCGACGTGCCCGAGCGCGCCGCGGCACGCGCGGCGGTGCTCGACCCGCCCGAGCGGGGCGGCGCGCGGCCCAGGATCGACGCCGTCGGCCAGCTCGTCCGCAACCCCGCGCTGCATCCCTGGCACCCCGAATGGCCCAAGCCGACGCGGCTGCTGCGCCGGCCCGAGCGGCTCGACCATGTCGTCGCCGAACTGCCCGATCATGCCCCGCGCCGCTTCACCTGGCGCGGCCAGCCGCACCGTGTGGTCCGCGCCGACGGGCCCGAGCGCGTCCATGGCGAATGGTGGAAGCATGTCGCCGAGGCCGAGCATGTCCGCGACTATTTCCGCGTCGAGGACGAGCAGGGCCGCCGCTACTGGCTGTTCCGCCGCGGCGACGGCGAGCGCCCGGCAACCGGCGACCTCAGCTGGTATCTCCACGGCGTGTTCGGATGACGTACGCCGAACTCCAGGTGACGACGCATTTCTCGTTCCTGCGCGGCGCTTCCTCGCCCGAGGAGCTGTTCCGCCAGGCCGCGTTGCTCGGGCTGCCCGCGCTCGGCATCGTCGATCGCAATTCGGTGGGCGGGGTAGTGCGCGCGCTGGTCGCTGCCGAGCAGTTCACGGCGCTCGGCGCGGACATCCGCATGATCGCCGGCTGCCGGCTCGACCTGGTCGACGGGACGTCGCTGCTGGTCTGGCCCGAGGATCGCGCCGGCTGGTCGCGGCTGACGCGGCTGCTCACGCTGGGCAAGTCGCGTGCCGATCCCCAGCATGGCGAGAAGGGCAAATGCTTCCTCCATTGGGAGGATGTCGCCGCCGCGGCGCAGGGGCTGGTCGGCGCGCTCGTCCCCGGGCTCGCCGACACCGGCGATCCGCTGTCGCTGCAATGGATGGCGGACGTGTTCGGGACACGCGGCCATGTCTGCCTGACCCAGCATCGCCGCCCCGGCGACGCGATGCGCATCCACGAACTGAACCTCTCGGCGAAACGCTTCGGGCTGACTCCGCTCGCAACCGGCGACATACTCTACGACACGCCGGACCGCCGCATGCTGCAGGATGTCGTCACGGCGATCCGCGAAAAATGCACGATCGACGAACTCGGCTTCCGCCGCGAGCGCAACGCCGACCGGCATCTAAAATCGCCCGAGGACATGGCCCGGCGCTTCCGCGACTATCCCGAGGCATTGCAGGCGAGCCTGGCGATCGCCGAGCGCTGCACCTTTTCGCTGCGTGACCTGGAGCACCAATATCCCGAGGAGCATGTCATCCCTGGCCGCACCGCGCAGGAGGCGCTGAGCACACTGGCGTGGAACGGGCTCAAGCACCGGTTCGCCGGCAAGCCATCCCAGGCACATCAGGACCTGCTCGTCCACGAACTCGGGCTGGTCGAGCAGATGGGCTATGCGCCCTATTTCCTCACGGTCAATTCGATCGTCCAGTTCGCGATCAGCCAGCAGATCCTCTGCCAGGGGCGCGGCAGCGCGGCCAATTCGGTGATCTGCTTCGCGCTGGGGATCACCTCGATCGACCCGGTCAAGCACCAGTTGCTGTTCGAGCGCTTCATCTCGACCGAGCGCAAGGAGCCGCCCGACATCGACGTCGATTTCGAGCATGAGCGGCGCGAGGAAGTGATCCAGTGGATCTATGAGAGCTATGGCCAGGACCATGCCGCGCTGACTGCGGTGGTCAGCCGCTTCCGCTCGCGCGGCGCCCTGCGCGAAGTCGGCAAGGTGCTGGGGCTGCCCGAGGACATGACCGCGGCGCTGTCGAGCCAGGTCTGGGGCTGGTCGAACGATGTCGACGACAAGCATGCCGATGCGCTCAATCTCGACCGCAGCGATCCGCGGCTGGCGCTGACGCTCCAGCTAGCGCGCGAGCTGATCGGCACGCCGCGGCATCTGTCCCAGCATCCGGGCGGCTTCGTGCTGACCCGCGACAAGCTCCACGACCTGATCCCGGTCGAGCCCGCCGCGATGGTCGATCGCCGCGTGGTCGAATGGGAGAAGCTCGACATCGAGGAGCTCGGCTTCATGAAGGTCGATATCCTCGGCCTCGGCATGCTCGGCTGCATGCGCCGCGCCTTCGATCTGCTCGCCGAGCATAAGGCGACGCAGCTCACCATGGCCTCGCCGCTGATGCAGGAAGACGATCCGGTGACCTTCGAGATGATCCGCCAGGCGGATACGCTGGGCGTGTTCCAGATCGAGAGCCGTGCGCAGATGTCGATGCTGCCGCGGATGAAGCCGGAAAATTTCTACGACATCGCGATCCAGGTCGCGATAGTCCGCCCCGGCCCGATCCAGGGCAACATGGTCCACCCCTATCTCAAGCGCCGCGAGAACCCGAAGCTGGTCGATTATCCTTCGCCGGCGCTCGAAGAAGTGCTCACCAAGACGCTCGGCGTGCCGCTGTTCCAGGAACAGGCGATGCTGGTGGCGATCAAGGGCGCCGGGTTCACGCCGAGCGAGGCGGACCGGCTGCGTCGCGCGATGGCGACGTTCAAGTCGAGCGGCGGCATCGGCGAGTTCGGGCCCAAACTGCTAGCCGGCATGCGCGCGAACGGCATCAGCGACGATTTCGCCGAGCGGCTGGTCGCCCAGATCGAAGGCTTCAGCAATTACGGCTTCCCCGAGAGCCACGCCGCGAGCTTCGCCAAGATCGCCTACGCCTCGTCATGGATGAAATGCCACCACCCCGACGTCTTCTGCGCGGCGCTGCTCAATGCCCAGCCAATGGGATTCTATGCCCCCGCGCAGCTGATCCGCGACGCCCGCGCGCACGGTGTCGAAGCACGGCCGGTGTGCGTCAACGATAGCGACTGGGACACGCGGATGGTGTCCGAAGCGCATTCCCGGCCGCGACATGAAAGCTTTTGCGGGACTGATGAGGATTGGGCGAGCATGCAGCCGATCCGGCTCGGCATGCGCATCGTGCAAGGACTGGCAAAGAGCGACGGCGAAGCGATCCTCGCCGCCCGCGCGCAAGCGACGTTCGTATCGATCGAGGATGTCTGGCGCCGATCGGGCGTGAAGCCCGCCGCGCTCGAACGGCTGGCGCGGGCGGATGCGTTTCACGCACTCGGGCTCAACCGGCGGCAGGCATTATGGGCAATCAAAGGGCTGGGGCAGAAGCCGCTCGATTTGTTCAGCGCCGCCGATGCGCGCGAGCGCGTGACGGTGCCAGAGAGCGTCGAGCCCGTCGTCGCACTGGTGCCGCTCACCGCGGGCCGCGAAGTGGTCGAGGATTATCGCGCGACCCAGCTGTCGCTCCGCGCGCATCCGGTGGCCTTCCTGCGCGCGCGGCTGACCGAACAGCGGATCGCCCGGTGCGCGGAACTGATGGAGATGAAGGATGGCGCGCGCGTCGAAGTCGCTGGACTGATCCTCGTCCGCCAGCGGCCGGGCAGCGCCAACGGCGTAGTGTTCGTCACGCTGGAGGACGAAACCGGCATCGCCAATGCGGTGCTGTGGGCCGATCGCTTCGAGGCCAATCGCCGCACGGTGATGTCGGCGACGATGCTGGCGATCCGCGGCAAGGTGCAAAAGGAAGGCATCGTGATCCACCTCGTTGCCGAGACGATCACCGATCTCACACCGTGGCTGCGCGACGTCGGTGAGCTCGATCTGCCACGGATGACCGCCCCCGGCGACGGCGCGACGCATGGCGGCACGATCGATCCGCGCGAGCGTCTCAAGCTGCCCCGCCAGCGCGCGCTGGAAAGCTGGCCGCCGCGCCGCAGCCTCAAGGCGCCCGACCTGATCCCGGTCAAGTCACGCGATTTTCACTAGGACCAATCATGCCCGCACCCCGCCCGCTCTACATCTTCGCCAAGCCGCCCGAGCAAACCGCGCTCGAAGCCGAGCAGCGGCGTCGCGAACTCGGCCTCGCCAACGACTACAGCCACGAACGATTCCACACGACGATCCTGCCACTCTGCGACGCCAGCGAAGCGCCGCCGGGACTGATCGGCACGCTGGAGGCCGCCTTCGCCTCGATGCTCGCCGAGCCCTGCACGATCCTGTTCGACCGGCTCCACCGCAATGCGCTGCGCGGTGGCAGCGCGCTCCGCGACCTGCGCGCGCTGCAAGCCACGCTGGTCAGGCGCCTGACCGCGATGGGCCTGCTCCTGCCGCGCTACCTTTTCCGTCCGCACATGTCGCTCGCTTATGGCGCGTCGACCGAACGGACGATACCGATCGCGCCGATCGGCTGGCAGGTGCGCGAGCTGCAGCTCGTAAAGAGCATCCACGGTGAAGGCCGCCACGAAACGCTTGCGCGCTTCGAACTGATCCAGCGCCAAGGGGCGTTCGGCTTCTGAGGATATACGACCCCGAGGGTGCTTCCGCCCCGGCGTGGCGGTGCTAATCTGGGTGC
This genomic stretch from Sphingomonas sp. LM7 harbors:
- a CDS encoding M3 family metallopeptidase, whose product is MTHSLRLALIATTALATLSFGSAMAQTTTQTSPAPATMPDPTPLLAKWPGAHEGVPQWDKVTPAMFAPAFERAMANARADMAKIRDNPAAPTFENTIEASQRSGEEMGRLFAVWGVYQSNLATPEVQKIAKEWSPKLSAYFTEMSLDPKMFARVKAVYDHRAHAKLNAQQTRLLERSYRDYVTSGALLDEAAKAEVKRINQTLATAYTEFSRKVLADEETAIFLDSEADLAGLADSFKASLAEEAKALGQPGKWAIKNTRSSVQPFLMYSTNRALREKIYKAFVNRGDNGDANDTNATIAEILKLRQERAKLLGFKNHAWYRMDDTMAETPENATKLMMAVWPAATARVREEVADMQALADKEGAKLTIEPWDYRFYAEKVRKAKYDLDENEVKPYLQLDQMVQAAFYAAGRLYDLDFKENTGSIPVFHPDVRTFLVTNRTSGAEVGIFYLDNFARAGKRSGAWATAYRGRSGLRGNKIVLASNNNNFTKGAAGEPTLISKDDATTLFHEFGHALHGLLSNVYYPGLGGTPRDFVEYPSQVNENWLLTPDVLNRFAKHYKTGAPIPADLVAKIQKAETFNQGFDTVEYLSSAIIDMKLHDRDVAVTDPDAFERDTLTSIGMPKEIVMRHRLPQFNHLFSSDAYSAGYYSYLWSETMDADTWAAFEETGNVWDKATADKFRTTLLMTGNETDRKEAYKAFRGRDPDVQALFKRRGFPVK
- a CDS encoding ImuA family protein encodes the protein MADPAVLAQLREQLRAVETKGFRRRPALPFGIEPIDSRIADGGLRLDALHEVAAGTSDMADDCAATLFMAGIAGRAWGPVLWVVRRRDLFAPGLAQVGLDPKRLIYAEAADDAELLAIMEEGLRHRGLGAVIGEAKRADMTATRRLQLAAEGGRTIALLMKRGAREGADPIGMPSAAVTRWRVTSAPSSPLPVAGVGRARWRLALARQKGGESFEIEVEACDATGRCALPSPVADRKAVAGGSANRRAA
- a CDS encoding DNA polymerase Y family protein gives rise to the protein MPPLVTSLRNGSRIEIAAACPQAQALGLRPGMAVTQARAQVPGLDIRPADPEGDRAHLASLALALARRWAPSVAIEGDDTLFLDLTGVAHLHGGEAAMASRLQRMLARLGYGARIAIADTPGAAWALAHFRGSARCPSGRHGEALAPLPIEALRIEPAAVELLHRLGVKAIGQLAEMPRAPLVRRFGAGLAARLEQALGRLPEPLHPVIPPEPIAIAQRFAEPIATAEAIEHWLGTLVPRLAAALEAGGLGVQALECIADRIDGVPQRIRIGLARPNRDPVHLLRLLKRRIEDIEPGYGIDALALHVRRAAPLGPEPMVERLDEEAAPDIATLVDTLATRIGLGAMWRMRPVESDVPERAAARAAVLDPPERGGARPRIDAVGQLVRNPALHPWHPEWPKPTRLLRRPERLDHVVAELPDHAPRRFTWRGQPHRVVRADGPERVHGEWWKHVAEAEHVRDYFRVEDEQGRRYWLFRRGDGERPATGDLSWYLHGVFG
- a CDS encoding error-prone DNA polymerase codes for the protein MTYAELQVTTHFSFLRGASSPEELFRQAALLGLPALGIVDRNSVGGVVRALVAAEQFTALGADIRMIAGCRLDLVDGTSLLVWPEDRAGWSRLTRLLTLGKSRADPQHGEKGKCFLHWEDVAAAAQGLVGALVPGLADTGDPLSLQWMADVFGTRGHVCLTQHRRPGDAMRIHELNLSAKRFGLTPLATGDILYDTPDRRMLQDVVTAIREKCTIDELGFRRERNADRHLKSPEDMARRFRDYPEALQASLAIAERCTFSLRDLEHQYPEEHVIPGRTAQEALSTLAWNGLKHRFAGKPSQAHQDLLVHELGLVEQMGYAPYFLTVNSIVQFAISQQILCQGRGSAANSVICFALGITSIDPVKHQLLFERFISTERKEPPDIDVDFEHERREEVIQWIYESYGQDHAALTAVVSRFRSRGALREVGKVLGLPEDMTAALSSQVWGWSNDVDDKHADALNLDRSDPRLALTLQLARELIGTPRHLSQHPGGFVLTRDKLHDLIPVEPAAMVDRRVVEWEKLDIEELGFMKVDILGLGMLGCMRRAFDLLAEHKATQLTMASPLMQEDDPVTFEMIRQADTLGVFQIESRAQMSMLPRMKPENFYDIAIQVAIVRPGPIQGNMVHPYLKRRENPKLVDYPSPALEEVLTKTLGVPLFQEQAMLVAIKGAGFTPSEADRLRRAMATFKSSGGIGEFGPKLLAGMRANGISDDFAERLVAQIEGFSNYGFPESHAASFAKIAYASSWMKCHHPDVFCAALLNAQPMGFYAPAQLIRDARAHGVEARPVCVNDSDWDTRMVSEAHSRPRHESFCGTDEDWASMQPIRLGMRIVQGLAKSDGEAILAARAQATFVSIEDVWRRSGVKPAALERLARADAFHALGLNRRQALWAIKGLGQKPLDLFSAADARERVTVPESVEPVVALVPLTAGREVVEDYRATQLSLRAHPVAFLRARLTEQRIARCAELMEMKDGARVEVAGLILVRQRPGSANGVVFVTLEDETGIANAVLWADRFEANRRTVMSATMLAIRGKVQKEGIVIHLVAETITDLTPWLRDVGELDLPRMTAPGDGATHGGTIDPRERLKLPRQRALESWPPRRSLKAPDLIPVKSRDFH
- a CDS encoding 2'-5' RNA ligase family protein encodes the protein MPAPRPLYIFAKPPEQTALEAEQRRRELGLANDYSHERFHTTILPLCDASEAPPGLIGTLEAAFASMLAEPCTILFDRLHRNALRGGSALRDLRALQATLVRRLTAMGLLLPRYLFRPHMSLAYGASTERTIPIAPIGWQVRELQLVKSIHGEGRHETLARFELIQRQGAFGF